One stretch of Arthrobacter polaris DNA includes these proteins:
- a CDS encoding acetylornithine transaminase, whose protein sequence is MSEQTPGSRELNPTGTGAELGTATVAAVASTGTSAQWLARYSHSLMGVFGSPQRVLVRGAGSLVWDADGKQYLDLLGGIAVNALGHAHPFVTSVIASQLSTLGHVSNFFTSPTQIALAEKLLALSEAPEGQKVFFANSGTEANEAAFKLARAHGGAERPTILALDGAFHGRTMGALAMTAKQAYREPFEPMPAGVRHIAFNDIDALRAAMDNTVAALVIEPIQGEAGVRPLSAEYLQVARELTREHGALLIFDEVQTGVGRTGSWFVGTAAGITPDAMTLAKGLGGGFPIGAIITYGEGPSQLLSAGQHGTTFGGNPVATAAALATLHVLESGKMLANVRAVSDVFAQGLASVDGVTDVRAFGLLIGFDLAEPVAAGVVSAGLDAGFIINAPRPNTIRLAPPLNLSTEQAQSFLAALPALIATAVAAQPSKETS, encoded by the coding sequence ATGAGTGAACAAACACCGGGCTCACGTGAGCTCAACCCCACCGGCACCGGCGCGGAGCTGGGCACCGCCACCGTGGCGGCCGTGGCNAGCACCGGCACCAGCGCCCAGTGGCTGGCCCGCTACAGCCACTCCCTGATGGGCGTCTTTGGCAGCCCGCAGCGTGTCCTGGTCCGTGGCGCCGGCTCCTTGGTCTGGGACGCCGACGGGAAACAATACCTGGACCTGCTCGGCGGCATAGCCGTCAATGCACTGGGCCATGCCCACCCGTTTGTCACTTCGGTGATCGCCAGCCAGCTGTCCACCCTGGGCCATGTCTCGAACTTCTTCACCAGCCCCACACAAATCGCGCTGGCCGAGAAACTACTGGCACTGAGCGAAGCCCCGGAGGGTCAGAAGGTCTTCTTCGCCAACTCCGGCACGGAGGCCAATGAGGCCGCGTTCAAGCTGGCCCGGGCGCACGGCGGTGCCGAACGCCCCACCATCCTTGCCCTCGACGGCGCTTTCCACGGACGCACCATGGGCGCCCTGGCCATGACGGCCAAGCAGGCCTACCGGGAACCGTTCGAGCCCATGCCGGCCGGTGTGCGCCACATCGCGTTCAACGACATCGACGCACTGCGCGCCGCCATGGACAACACCGTCGCTGCGCTGGTGATCGAACCCATCCAAGGCGAGGCCGGCGTGCGCCCCTTATCCGCAGAATATCTGCAGGTGGCCCGGGAGCTCACGCGTGAACACGGCGCACTCCTTATTTTCGACGAGGTCCAAACCGGTGTGGGCCGCACCGGCAGCTGGTTTGTTGGCACCGCGGCAGGAATTACACCCGACGCCATGACCCTAGCTAAGGGACTGGGCGGAGGATTCCCTATTGGCGCCATCATCACCTACGGCGAAGGGCCCTCGCAGCTGCTCAGTGCGGGCCAGCACGGGACCACNTTTGGTGGAAATCCGGTGGCCACTGCCGCAGCCTTGGCCACCTTGCACGTGCTGGAATCTGGCAAAATGCTAGCCAACGTCCGTGCCGTCAGCGACGTCTTCGCGCAGGGACTGGCCTCGGTGGACGGCGTCACGGACGTGCGGGCTTTTGGCCTGCTGATCGGATTCGATCTTGCGGAACCGGTCGCTGCCGGCGTCGTCAGTGCGGGGCTGGATGCAGGCTTCATCATCAACGCACCCCGGCCCAACACCATCCGCCTGGCCCCGCCGCTGAACCTGAGCACCGAACAGGCACAATCGTTCCTGGCAGCACTGCCTGCTTTGATCGCCACAGCAGTGGCCGCACAACCTTCGAAAGAGACTTCCTGA
- the argF gene encoding ornithine carbamoyltransferase: MTRHFLVDTDLSPAEQGEVLELAAALKKQPYSXNTFVGEGSGAQTVAVIFDKTSTRTRVSFAVGIAALGGNPLIINAGEAQIGHKESITDTAKVLERMVSTIVWRTYAQAGLEEMAANSKVPVINALSDDYHPCQLLADLLTIKEHKGELTGLTMTYMGDSANNMANSYLLAGVTAGMHVRITGPAGYLPADHVVAAAHQRAALTGGSVLVTTDVAVAVAGADVLVTDTWVSMGQEDXKAERMELLKDYALDEAALAQASPSAVVLHCLPAYRGYEIAASVIDGPQSVVWDEAENRLHAQKALMVWLVEKTAAQNAANAAADVRGTGS; encoded by the coding sequence ATGACACGCCATTTTCTTGTAGACACCGATCTGAGCCCCGCAGAACAGGGCGAAGTCCTGGAACTGGCTGCGGCGTTGAAGAAGCAGCCGTACTCCAANAATACCTTTGTTGGTGAGGGCTCCGGTGCCCAAACAGTTGCCGTGATCTTTGATAAGACCTCCACCCGGACCCGCGTGTCCTTCGCCGTCGGCATCGCGGCGTTGGGCGGAAATCCGCTGATCATCAACGCCGGCGAGGCCCAGATAGGCCACAAGGAATCCATCACCGACACAGCGAAGGTCTTGGAGCGCATGGTCTCCACCATCGTCTGGCGCACCTACGCCCAGGCTGGCCTGGAGGAAATGGCCGCCAACTCCAAGGTGCCCGTCATCAACGCCCTTTCCGATGACTACCACCCCTGCCAGCTACTCGCGGACCTGCTCACCATCAAGGAACACAAGGGCGAGCTGACCGGACTGACCATGACGTACATGGGCGATTCCGCTAACAACATGGCCAACTCTTATCTGCTTGCCGGTGTCACGGCGGGCATGCACGTTCGCATCACGGGCCCTGCAGGGTACCTGCCCGCGGATCACGTCGTGGCTGCCGCCCACCAGCGTGCTGCCCTGACCGGCGGCTCAGTACTGGTCACCACTGATGTGGCGGTGGCCGTTGCCGGTGCCGACGTGCTGGTCACCGACACGTGGGTGTCGATGGGTCAGGAGGATGANAAAGCCGAGCGCATGGAGCTTTTAAAGGACTACGCGCTTGACGAGGCCGCGCTCGCCCAAGCCAGCCCGTCCGCCGTCGTACTGCATTGCCTGCCCGCCTACCGCGGCTACGAAATTGCTGCCTCCGTCATTGATGGTCCGCAGTCCGTGGTGTGGGACGAGGCCGAAAACCGCCTGCACGCGCAAAAGGCGCTGATGGTGTGGCTGGTTGAAAAGACGGCGGCACAGAACGCTGCGAACGCTGCGGCGGACGTTCGCGGGACCGGCAGCTGA
- the argC gene encoding N-acetyl-gamma-glutamyl-phosphate reductase translates to MTISVAVSGASGYAGGEVLRLLVSHPEVTIGAITAHSNAGARLGSLAPHLHALADRILVETTVENLSGYDVVFLALPHGASAAIAAQLPAGTXVIDAGADHRLEDSAAWEKFYGSEHAGTWPYGLPELPGHRENLRGAKRIAVPGCYPTSSLLALMPGFAANALLPDDVVIVAASGTSGAGKAAKINLIGSEVMGSMSPYGVGGGHRHTPEIEXGLSNASGLEVKVSFTPTLAPMSRGILTTATAKVCAEIAAMEDPATALREIWEAAYAEEPFVHVLPEGQWPSTKSVQGSNYAALQIAYDANVNRVIVCCAIDNLTKGTAGGAVQSMNIALGLPETTGLTFQGVAP, encoded by the coding sequence ATGACAATTTCAGTAGCCGTCTCAGGAGCCAGCGGATATGCCGGNGGAGAGGTGCTGCGCCTTCTGGTCAGCCATCCCGAGGTCACCATCGGTGCCATCACCGCCCACAGTAACGCAGGGGCCCGGCTAGGCTCCCTGGCGCCGCATTTGCACGCCCTGGCCGACCGCATCTTGGTCGAGACCACAGTGGAGAACCTTTCCGGATACGACGTGGTGTTCCTGGCACTTCCGCACGGCGCTTCAGCAGCCATCGCCGCCCAGCTGCCAGCTGGCACNNCAGTGATCGACGCCGGAGCTGACCACCGCCTGGAAGACTCCGCCGCGTGGGAGAAGTTCTACGGCTCGGAACACGCAGGAACCTGGCCCTACGGACTGCCCGAACTGCCCGGTCACCGTGAAAACCTCCGAGGCGCCAAGCGCATTGCCGTCCCCGGGTGCTACCCCACCAGTTCGCTACTGGCGCTCATGCCGGGCTTTGCCGCCAATGCGTTACTGCCCGACGACGTCGTCATTGTTGCAGCCTCGGGCACCTCCGGTGCTGGCAAGGCAGCCAAAATCAACCTGATCGGCTCCGAAGTTATGGGCTCCATGAGCCCCTATGGTGTAGGTGGCGGTCACAGGCACACGCCAGAAATTGAGCANGGGCTCTCCAACGCCTCAGGTCTGGAGGTGAAGGTCTCCTTCACCCCTACACTTGCCCCTATGAGCCGGGGTATTCTCACCACAGCTACCGCAAAAGTGTGCGCAGAAATCGCTGCCATGGAGGATCCGGCTACAGCATTGCGGGAGATTTGGGAGGCAGCGTACGCGGAGGAACCCTTTGTGCATGTCCTTCCCGAAGGGCAATGGCCCTCCACTAAGTCTGTGCAAGGCTCCAACTACGCAGCCCTGCAAATCGCCTATGACGCCAACGTCAACCGCGTCATTGTTTGCTGTGCCATCGACAATCTCACTAAGGGAACGGCCGGTGGAGCGGTACAGTCAATGAACATCGCCCTCGGCCTGCCCGAGACAACAGGCCTGACCTTCCAAGGAGTAGCACCATGA
- the argJ gene encoding bifunctional glutamate N-acetyltransferase/amino-acid acetyltransferase ArgJ produces the protein MSVTTPLGFRAAGVTAGLKASGKPDLALVVNEGPQRTAAAVFTTNRVAAAPIHWSRQVLRDGRVDAVVLNSGGANACTGPEGXQNTHATAEKVAEVLGLSATDIAVCSTGLIGEQLPMEKLLPGVGAAAAALSEDGGAAAATAIMTTDTVAKEALWKSPTNADGLSYTIGGMAKGAGMLAPGLATMLVVITTDAGVEAEALDAALRDAVRVTFNRADSDGCMSTNDTVLLMASGASATFPLMEEFTAGLTHVCATLARALIADAEGASHDIAIITKHAESERDAEIVSRSVARSNLFKAAIFGNDPNWGRVLSAVGTTDAVFDPDQINVSINGVQICRNGCIGDSRDLVDLTPREVTVEIDLNAGLATATIWTNDLTHAYVXENSAYSS, from the coding sequence ATGAGCGTGACCACACCACTTGGCTTCCGGGCCGCCGGGGTAACCGCCGGATTGAAAGCCTCCGGAAAACCTGACCTAGCCCTAGTTGTCAACGAAGGCCCGCAGCGCACGGCCGCCGCCGTNTTTACCACCAACCGTGTGGCAGCGGCGCCTATCCACTGGTCACGGCAGGTACTGCGCGATGGACGCGTTGACGCTGTGGTGCTTAACTCCGGCGGAGCAAATGCCTGCACGGGCCCCGAAGGCTTNCAAAACACCCATGCCACCGCTGAGAAAGTGGCGGAAGTTCTGGGTCTCTCAGCCACGGACATCGCCGTATGCTCCACTGGACTGATCGGTGAGCAGCTGCCTATGGAAAAGCTCCTGCCGGGCGTTGGAGCAGCTGCAGCTGCCTTGTCGGAAGACGGCGGAGCTGCCGCGGCAACCGCGATCATGACCACCGACACCGTCGCGAAGGAAGCGCTCTGGAAATCACCGACCAACGCCGATGGCCTCAGTTACACCATTGGTGGAATGGCCAAGGGTGCTGGCATGCTCGCNCCGGGACTGGCCACCATGCTGGTTGTCATCACCACCGATGCTGGCGTGGAAGCTGAAGCGCTGGATGCTGCCCTGCGTGATGCCGTACGTGTCACCTTCAACCGAGCAGACTCGGATGGCTGTATGTCCACCAATGACACGGTTTTGCTCATGGCATCCGGAGCGTCTGCGACCTTCCCACTCATGGAAGAATTCACCGCTGGTCTGACACACGTCTGCGCCACCCTTGCTCGAGCCCTAATCGCCGACGCCGAAGGTGCCAGCCATGACATCGCCATCATCACCAAGCATGCGGAGAGCGAACGGGACGCCGAAATTGTTTCGCGCTCAGTGGCCCGGTCCAACCTGTTCAAAGCCGCCATCTTTGGTAATGACCCCAACTGGGGCCGTGTTCTGTCCGCTGTTGGTACCACCGACGCCGTCTTTGATCCGGATCAGATCAACGTCAGCATCAACGGGGTCCAGATCTGCCGCAACGGTTGCATCGGCGATTCNCGGGACCTGGTTGATCTGACTCCCCGCGAAGTTACCGTCGAGATCGACCTCAACGCGGGCTTGGCCACAGCCACCATCTGGACCAACGATCTCACGCACGCCTACGTCGANGAAAACAGCGCCTACTCCTCGTAA
- the argB gene encoding acetylglutamate kinase, with amino-acid sequence MTSVETAQDKAGTLIESLPWIQQFANTVVVVKYGGNAMINDELRRAFAEDIVFMHHVGIKPVVVHGGGPQINSMLKRLDIKSEFKGGLRVTTPEAMDVVRMVLTGQVGRELVGLINEHGPYAVGLSGEDGALLQAERTGTIVDGLPVDLGLVGEVVGVNPGAILDLLEAGRIPVISTVAPEVGDASTVLNVNADTAAAALAVALAASRLVILTDVEGLYANWPDKSSLLSEISAESLRAMLPQLESGMIPKMGACLAAVDGGVARAAVVDGRSAHSVLLELMTFEGNGTQIFPDEDNN; translated from the coding sequence ATGACTTCGGTGGAAACCGCTCAGGACAAGGCCGGAACGCTGATTGAGTCACTGCCGTGGATCCAGCAATTTGCCAATACCGTAGTGGTGGTAAAATACGGCGGCAACGCCATGATCAACGACGAGTTGCGCCGTGCTTTCGCCGAGGACATCGTGTTCATGCACCATGTGGGCATCAAGCCCGTGGTGGTGCACGGTGGTGGCCCGCAGATCAACTCCATGCTCAAGCGCCTGGACATCAAGAGCGAGTTCAAGGGCGGGCTGCGCGTGACCACNCCCGAAGCCATGGACGTGGTCAGGATGGTGCTGACCGGTCAGGTGGGGCGAGAGCTGGTGGGCTTGATCAACGAACACGGACCCTATGCCGTCGGCCTTTCCGGTGAGGACGGGGCACTGCTGCAGGCCGAGCGCACAGGAACTATTGTTGATGGGCTACCCGTTGACTTGGGCTTGGTCGGGGAGGTGGTNGGGGTGAACCCTGGCGCCATCTTGGACCTCCTTGAAGCCGGACGAATCCCGGTGATTTCCACCGTCGCACCGGAAGTNGGGGACGCCTCCACGGTGCTGAACGTCAATGCCGACACCGCAGCGGCGGCACTGGCCGTCGCGCTGGCGGCCTCCCGGCTGGTGATCTTGACGGACGTCGAAGGACTCTACGCCAACTGGCCTGACAAGTCCTCGCTGCTGAGTGAGATCAGCGCCGAATCCCTGCGCGCCATGCTGCCTCAGCTGGAGTCGGGCATGATCCCCAAGATGGGCGCCTGCCTGGCAGCGGTCGACGGCGGTGTGGCCCGTGCCGCCGTCGTGGACGGGCGAAGCGCCCACTCTGTGCTGCTTGAACTGATGACTTTTGAAGGCAACGGAACGCAAATTTTCCCGGATGAGGACAACAACTGA
- a CDS encoding arginine repressor, whose protein sequence is MPATKIARQARVQALLNSRAVRSQAELASLLSDDGLVVGQATLSRDLVELRAVRVRGKDGGLIYALPREGGDRSVHAASSQELLDTRLIRLCGELLVTAEASANIAVLRTPPGAANFLALAIDHSVMPSILGTIAGDDTVMVITREPLGGADVAERFLQFAAESSAGA, encoded by the coding sequence ATGCCTGCCACCAAAATTGCCCGCCAGGCCAGGGTTCAGGCGTTGTTGAACAGCCGCGCCGTCCGCTCCCAAGCTGAACTGGCCAGCTTGCTGTCCGACGACGGGTTGGTGGTGGGGCAGGCGACGCTGTCCCGNGATTTGGTGGAATTGCGGGCCGTGCGGGTCCGCGGCAAAGACGGCGGCCTGATCTATGCGCTGCCTCGCGAAGGCGGGGATCGCAGCGTTCACGCGGCCTCCTCGCAGGAACTCCTTGACACGCGCCTGATCCGGTTATGTGGGGAACTGCTGGTGACGGCGGAGGCCTCGGCGAACATCGCCGTCTTGCGTACNCCGCCTGGAGCGGCCAACTTCCTGGCTCTGGCCATAGACCATTCGGTGATGCCCTCTATCCTTGGCACCATTGCTGGGGATGACACTGTCATGGTCATCACGCGTGAACCGCTGGGAGGGGCTGACGTTGCTGAACGGTTCCTGCAATTCGCCGCTGAATCAAGTGCCGGGGCGTAA